In candidate division KSB1 bacterium, the following proteins share a genomic window:
- a CDS encoding MFS transporter — MTGTETLAGRTLAGFRSGYWMLCIIEMFERLAYFTVRSVVAVYIMQADDPGGLHFTAADKGTIFAWWFVFQSVLPMFTGGYADRYGYKKTIFFSVTMNILGFVTMAYLRTFWGFFGGVLILATGTAFFKPGLQGSLAQNLNKTNSSVGWGIFYWIVNVGAFIAHPLAGVLQVGIGWKAVFLGSAAFTACNYFMLFTFKDFDSKADKTEGPIHVFIRTVKNIFEPRLLAWLGIMSCFWLMMYQLWDLHPNFLTDWVDSSGVAGILPEFMSRATDRGMQVLQQNMLALNSLLIVICMIPVSWLVRRLRTLESMVIGMLIATCGILVAGFTGSGWVFLLGVVFFSAGEMLTGPKKNEYLGLIAPEGKKGLYLGYVNIPVGVGGFVGSKLAGYLYGNFGEKAVLAQKYILEHTPFGEGKSWNGDVDTLSSVLGVERTQAFAKLQELIGKDAVQTTQLLWDTYSPQYAVWIPFAVIGVAAVIALIIFSRMAKRWSDMNA; from the coding sequence ATGACCGGAACTGAAACTCTCGCGGGCCGCACGCTGGCCGGCTTTCGCTCAGGCTACTGGATGCTCTGCATCATCGAGATGTTCGAGCGTCTCGCCTATTTCACGGTGCGCAGCGTGGTCGCGGTGTACATCATGCAGGCCGACGATCCCGGCGGCTTGCATTTCACCGCCGCCGACAAGGGCACGATCTTCGCCTGGTGGTTTGTCTTCCAATCGGTGCTGCCGATGTTCACCGGCGGTTACGCTGACCGTTACGGCTACAAGAAGACGATCTTCTTTTCCGTGACGATGAACATTCTTGGATTCGTAACCATGGCCTACTTGCGCACGTTCTGGGGCTTTTTCGGCGGCGTGCTGATTCTTGCCACCGGAACCGCATTCTTCAAGCCGGGACTTCAAGGCTCGCTCGCGCAAAATCTGAACAAGACCAACTCGTCCGTTGGCTGGGGCATCTTTTACTGGATCGTGAATGTCGGCGCGTTCATCGCACATCCCCTCGCCGGGGTGTTGCAAGTCGGGATCGGCTGGAAGGCCGTGTTTCTCGGCTCAGCCGCGTTCACGGCTTGCAACTACTTCATGCTGTTCACGTTCAAGGACTTTGATTCCAAGGCGGACAAGACGGAAGGACCGATCCACGTCTTCATTCGCACGGTCAAGAATATCTTTGAGCCACGGTTGCTCGCCTGGCTGGGCATCATGTCCTGTTTCTGGCTGATGATGTACCAGCTCTGGGACCTGCATCCGAATTTTCTCACCGATTGGGTGGACAGCTCGGGGGTGGCCGGCATCTTGCCCGAGTTCATGTCCCGCGCCACGGATCGCGGGATGCAGGTCCTGCAGCAGAACATGCTCGCGCTCAATTCATTGTTGATCGTCATCTGCATGATCCCCGTCTCGTGGCTCGTGCGACGCTTGCGGACGCTTGAATCCATGGTGATCGGCATGCTGATCGCGACCTGCGGCATTCTCGTCGCGGGCTTTACCGGCAGCGGTTGGGTCTTCCTGCTGGGCGTGGTCTTTTTCAGTGCGGGCGAAATGCTCACCGGTCCGAAGAAGAACGAGTACCTCGGGTTGATCGCGCCGGAAGGCAAGAAGGGACTCTATCTCGGCTACGTGAACATCCCGGTCGGTGTCGGCGGCTTCGTCGGGTCAAAACTCGCCGGATATCTTTACGGCAACTTCGGCGAGAAAGCGGTACTGGCTCAGAAGTACATTCTCGAGCACACTCCGTTCGGTGAAGGCAAGTCCTGGAACGGAGACGTTGACACCTTGTCGAGCGTGCTAGGCGTGGAGCGGACGCAAGCTTTCGCCAAGCTGCAAGAGCTGATCGGCAAGGATGCTGTGCAAACGACTCAGCTCTTGTGGGACACCTATTCGCCGCAGTATGCCGTCTGGATTCCCTTTGCCGTGATTGGTGTTGCGGCGGTGATCGCTCTGATCATCTTCTCGCGGATGGCGAAGCGCTGGTCGGACATGAACGCTTAA
- a CDS encoding aminotransferase class V-fold PLP-dependent enzyme yields MSSPTVVPETLTPPFATSQRTVNVSSRTPRAAVQTSSSRREALFMQYIRERVIGSNVEIPTPFGPRPLRYFDFIASGRCHLDVEDELNERVLPYMANTHTESTYGGRLMTEYYHNAFSRIAGYLHASADDVLIPVGSGSTGAINRMIRVLGIRVPDQLDERYQWTDRIPATDRPVIFRSLMEHHSNDIAWRETIGDTVYIDFDEHGCISVGDLDAKLERYRDHPWKIGTFSAASNVTGILNDCHGLARVLHQHSALAFFDFAAAGPYVDVDMHPLADPDGYFDAIFFSVHKFLGGPRTPGLLVANRKLFTNRVPAEPGGGTVLYTSPWDHRYLASIEHRETGGTPPILQSIQAGLAFDLKAAIGAERIERIEQDYLRRALRQWLPNENLIVLGNLESKRLGVVSLIFQGLHHNLAATLFNDLYGIQVRGGCMCAGPYGHLLLHIDEQHSSEIRCRLDEGHIGEKPGWVRIGFSPTVSEEEFQVLLEAVDHISKNGKRYESQYELSDQTGEWSFRG; encoded by the coding sequence ATGTCAAGCCCCACTGTGGTTCCCGAAACGCTCACTCCGCCCTTCGCCACCAGTCAGCGCACGGTAAACGTGAGTTCCCGCACTCCGCGCGCCGCTGTCCAGACCTCAAGCTCGCGCCGCGAAGCGCTGTTCATGCAATACATCCGCGAGCGCGTAATCGGCAGCAACGTGGAAATCCCCACACCGTTCGGTCCGCGTCCATTGCGTTACTTCGATTTCATCGCCTCCGGCCGCTGCCATCTCGATGTCGAGGACGAGCTGAACGAGCGCGTCTTGCCGTACATGGCGAATACGCACACGGAGTCCACCTACGGCGGGCGGCTGATGACGGAGTACTATCACAACGCCTTCTCCCGCATCGCCGGCTATCTTCACGCGTCGGCGGACGATGTGCTGATTCCGGTCGGGAGCGGCTCGACGGGTGCGATCAACCGCATGATTCGCGTGCTCGGCATTCGGGTTCCCGATCAGCTTGACGAGCGCTATCAGTGGACGGACCGGATTCCCGCCACGGATCGACCGGTGATCTTCCGCTCCCTGATGGAGCACCACTCAAATGACATCGCCTGGCGCGAGACCATCGGCGATACGGTGTACATCGATTTTGACGAGCACGGCTGCATCAGTGTCGGCGACCTCGATGCGAAACTGGAACGCTACCGCGATCACCCGTGGAAGATCGGCACGTTCAGCGCGGCCTCGAATGTTACGGGCATCCTCAATGACTGCCACGGCCTGGCCCGCGTGCTGCATCAGCATAGCGCGCTGGCCTTCTTTGATTTCGCCGCCGCCGGTCCGTACGTGGATGTTGACATGCATCCGCTGGCGGATCCGGACGGCTATTTTGACGCGATCTTCTTTTCCGTGCACAAATTCCTCGGCGGCCCGCGCACACCGGGTCTGCTCGTCGCCAATCGCAAGCTCTTCACCAATCGTGTTCCCGCGGAGCCGGGCGGCGGCACCGTGCTTTACACGTCGCCGTGGGATCACCGTTATCTCGCATCCATCGAGCATCGCGAGACCGGCGGCACGCCGCCGATTCTGCAGTCGATTCAGGCCGGACTCGCCTTTGATCTCAAGGCGGCCATCGGCGCCGAGCGGATCGAACGCATCGAGCAGGATTATCTGCGGCGCGCGTTGCGGCAGTGGCTGCCCAATGAAAATCTAATCGTGCTCGGTAATCTCGAATCCAAACGGCTGGGTGTGGTTTCCTTGATCTTCCAGGGCCTTCACCACAATCTCGCGGCCACGCTCTTTAACGATCTATACGGAATTCAGGTCCGCGGCGGTTGCATGTGCGCCGGACCGTATGGTCACTTGTTGCTCCACATCGACGAGCAACACTCTTCCGAAATCCGGTGCCGTCTCGACGAAGGCCACATTGGCGAGAAACCCGGCTGGGTCCGCATCGGCTTCTCCCCCACCGTCAGCGAAGAGGAATTTCAGGTGCTGCTCGAAGCCGTAGATCATATTTCCAAGAACGGCAAGCGATACGAATCGCAGTACGAGCTCTCCGACCAAACCGGCGAGTGGTCGTTTCGCGGCTGA